The Streptomyces capitiformicae genome contains the following window.
CGGACGGCACGGCCGACCCCGGCTTCGACCGCGACCCCGAGCTGTACCACCAGCCCAGCTCCCGCCCCGGCGCCAAGCTCCCGCACGCCTGGATCACCTCCGGCACGCGCACCCTGTCCACGCTGGACACCGTCGGAAAGGGCCGCTTCACCCTGATCACCGGAATCGGTGGGACGGACTGGGTGCGGGCGGCCGAGGCCCAGGACCTGGAGATCACCACCGTCGTCATCGGACCCGGCCGGCATTACGAGGACCCGTACGGGGACTGGGCGCGGATCAGTGACATCGCCGACGGAGGAGCCCTGCTCGTCCGCCCGGACGGGTATGTCGCCTTCCGGCACGCGACGGCGGCGCCAGCCGGTACGGACGCCGCGGGGTTGCTGACCGAGGCGGTGCGACGGATCCTCGGGCATGACGGACAGGAAGAGCCGCGGAACCAGCCGTAGGTAGGAGCGTGGCATGACCACCGAAATCACCACCGACCTCACCGAGGCGGTCGTCGACAGCTTCGAGGGCACGCCCGACCCCCGGCTGCGGGAGCTGCTCGGCTCCCTCACCCGGCACCTCCACGCGTTTGTCCGCGAGACCGAGCCGACCATGGCGGAGTGGGAGCGGGCCATCGACTTCCTGACGGCGACCGGGCAGACCTGCACGGACACCCGGCAGGAGTTCGTCCTGCTGTCGGACGTGCTCGGGGTGTCGATGCTCGTGGAGACGATCAACGGCGACCGGGGCGGGGACGCGACGGAGTCGACGGTGCTCGGCCCGTTCCACATGACCGAGTCCCCGGCCCGCGCGCTCGGCGCGGACATCGACCTGGTCGGCAGCGGCGAGCCGTGCGTGGTCAGCGGGCGTGTACTGTCCCGGGACGGCACCCCGCTGCCCGGCGCGGTCCTCGATGTCTGGCAGGCGAACGCGGAGGGCTACTACGACGTCCAGCAGCCGGAGGTCCAGCCGGCGGGCAACGGGCGCGGGCTGTTCACGGCGGACGACGAGGGCCGATTCTGGTTCCGCACCTGCGTACCGAGCCCGTACCCGATTCCCACGGACGGCCCTGTCGGGGACCTCCTCCGGGCGACGGCCCGGGAGTCCTACCGTCCCGCCCACATCCACTTCATAGTCTCGGCCGAGGGGCATGCGCCGGTCACCACGCACATCTTCGTGGCGGGCAGTGACCACCTCGACTCGGACGCGGTGTTCGCCGTCAAGAAGAGCCTCGTCCAGGACTTCACCGAGACCGACGACCCCGTGCTGGCACGGGAGTTCGGCATCCCGAACCCGTTCCGGCACGCGCGCTTCGACCTCGTACTGAACACACTCGACCCGAACACACTCGACCCGAACACGCTCGACTCGGAGCGGCCGTGATGGAGTTCATCCACGAGACCCAGCCCATGCGGGTCGTCCTGCGATCCGGCGCCTCGGTCACCGCGGTGGCGGGCGAGGCCGAACTGCTCGGCCTGCGACGGCTGTTGGTGGTGTGCGGCCCGCGAGGTACGGAACCGGCCCGAGCCGTCGCCGACTCCCTCGGCGACACCTGCGTCGGACTGCACGCCGAGGCCCGTATGCATGTGCCCGTCGAGGTCGCCGATCGCGCGGTGGAGGCAGCACGGGCCGCCGGCGCCGACGGGTGCGTCGCGGTCGGCGGGGGATCGGCGATCGGCCTCGGCAAGGCCATCGCCCTGCGCACCGGGCTGCCGCTCATCGCCGTACCGACGACGTACTCCGGCTCGGAGATGACCCCTGTCTGGGGCCTGACCGAGCACGGCGTCAAGCGCACCGGCCGTGACCCGTCGGTTCTGCCCCGCAGCGTCGTCTACGACCCCGACCTCACCCTCTCGCTCCCCGTCGCCCTGTCCGTGACCAGCGGCATCAACGGGGTCGCGCACGCGGCGGAGGCCTTGTACGCGCCGGACGGCACGCCGCTGGTGTCGCTGATGGCGGAGGAGGGCGTACGGGCGATGGCGGGCGTCCTGCCCACGCTCGCGGACGATCCCGAGGACCTGGACGCCCGCGGCCGTGCCCTGTACGGGGCCTGGCTGTGCGGTGCCGCGCTCGGCGCGACGACCATGGGTCTGCACCACAAGCTGTGCCACGTGCTCGGCGGCACCTTCGGCCTGCCGCACGCCGAGACCCACACGGTGGTCCTCCCGTACGCCCTGGCCTTCAACGCGCCCGCCGCGCCCGAGGCCATCGAGGCGCTCGGCCGGGCCCTGGACACCGACGACGCCCCGTACGCCCTGTGGGAGCTGTCCGGCCGCCTCGGCGCGCCCCGCTCCCTCGCCGAACTCGGCCTGAAGGAGGGCGACTTGGCCCTGGCCGCGGCGCAGACCACCGGGCAGGCGTACGCCAACCCGCGCGACGTCACGGTGGAGGGCGTACTGGGCGTACTGAAGTCCGCGTACGAGGGCGACCGGCCCTCACGAACGCCCTGACTCCGAGAACCGGCTTCCGAAAACCGACTTCCCGAAACCGACTTCCCGAAACCGACTTCCCGAAACCGACGTCGATCACCGATACCGAACGACGAGAACCGAAAGGTGAACAGCATGCCCCTCGGACTGCTCCGGCGGCGATTCACGAGGGCCTCCGGAGGCGGCGCGGGACCCGTGTTCCCGGTCCCGGCCGGCGCGGGTGTCGTCGTCCGCGAGGTCCTGGACCCCGTGAACGAGCCCATGGGCGGGGCCGAGGTGACGGTGACGGAGATCCGTACCCACCGGGTCACCGCACGCGGTACGACCGACCCGTACGGCTTCTTCATGGCCGTCATGCCGCCCGGCGACTACAGCCTGCTGATCGTGGCCGAG
Protein-coding sequences here:
- a CDS encoding maleylacetate reductase, producing MEFIHETQPMRVVLRSGASVTAVAGEAELLGLRRLLVVCGPRGTEPARAVADSLGDTCVGLHAEARMHVPVEVADRAVEAARAAGADGCVAVGGGSAIGLGKAIALRTGLPLIAVPTTYSGSEMTPVWGLTEHGVKRTGRDPSVLPRSVVYDPDLTLSLPVALSVTSGINGVAHAAEALYAPDGTPLVSLMAEEGVRAMAGVLPTLADDPEDLDARGRALYGAWLCGAALGATTMGLHHKLCHVLGGTFGLPHAETHTVVLPYALAFNAPAAPEAIEALGRALDTDDAPYALWELSGRLGAPRSLAELGLKEGDLALAAAQTTGQAYANPRDVTVEGVLGVLKSAYEGDRPSRTP
- a CDS encoding dioxygenase family protein, which translates into the protein MTTEITTDLTEAVVDSFEGTPDPRLRELLGSLTRHLHAFVRETEPTMAEWERAIDFLTATGQTCTDTRQEFVLLSDVLGVSMLVETINGDRGGDATESTVLGPFHMTESPARALGADIDLVGSGEPCVVSGRVLSRDGTPLPGAVLDVWQANAEGYYDVQQPEVQPAGNGRGLFTADDEGRFWFRTCVPSPYPIPTDGPVGDLLRATARESYRPAHIHFIVSAEGHAPVTTHIFVAGSDHLDSDAVFAVKKSLVQDFTETDDPVLAREFGIPNPFRHARFDLVLNTLDPNTLDPNTLDSERP